A genomic region of Nymphaea colorata isolate Beijing-Zhang1983 chromosome 2, ASM883128v2, whole genome shotgun sequence contains the following coding sequences:
- the LOC116246651 gene encoding protein DETOXIFICATION 29, which translates to MENSDGLKQQLLGEGNSKEREEFKGGDIEPVDGMRRFAEEFRWESKRLWFLAGPAIFTSVCQYSLGAITQAFAGHVGTLELAAISIENSVIAGFSFGVMLGMGSALETLCGQAYGAGQLDMLGVYMQRSWVILNTTALLLCLFYIFATPFLKLIGQANHIAEAAGTFALWMIPQLFAYSMNFPIAKFLQAQSKMMAMAVVSVIALVLHTFFSWLLMIKLRWGMVGAAVVLNSSWWFIVIAQLVYIFSGTCGRAWNGFSWMAFQNLWGFVRLSLASAVMLCLEIWYFMVLILFAGYLTNPEISVDALSICVNILGWAVMVAIGSNAATSVRVSNELGAGHPRKAKFSVVVVVITSFLIGLLLSLVLMITRSDFPKAFTSSPQVERLVKELTPLLAISIVINNVQPVLSGVAIGAGWQAAVAYVNVGCYYIFGIPLGLILGYVLNMGVVGIWYGMLGGTVLQTFMLFWMTYRTNWNKEASIAEDRIRMWGGDVVKRVDEENRS; encoded by the exons AGAAGGAAACAGCAAGGAGAGGGAGGAGTTCAAAGGAGGGGACATCGAGCCCGTCGATGGGATGAGGCGGTTCGCGGAGGAGTTCCGGTGGGAGTCCAAGAGGCTCTGGTTCCTCGCCGGCCCAGCCATCTTCACCTCCGTCTGCCAGTACTCCCTCGGCGCCATCACTCAGGCCTTTGCCGGACACGTGGGCACCCTCGAACTCGCCGCTATTTCCATTGAGAACTCCGTCATCGCCGGTTTCTCCTTCGGGGTCATG CTAGGCATGGGAAGCGCCTTAGAGACGCTGTGTGGGCAGGCATATGGAGCAGGGCAGCTGGACATGCTCGGAGTGTACATGCAGAGGTCATGGGTCATCCTCAACACCACCGCCCTTCTTCTCTGCCTCTTCTACATCTTCGCCACCCCATTCCTGAAGCTCATCGGGCAGGCGAATCACATAGCCGAGGCAGCGGGCACCTTCGCCCTCTGGATGATTCCGCAGCTCTTCGCCTACTCCATGAACTTCCCCATCGCCAAGTTCCTGCAAGCTCAGAGCAAGATGATGGCGATGGCCGTCGTCTCGGTCATCGCTTTGGTCCTCCACACCTTCTTCAGCTGGCTGCTGATGATAAAGCTCCGGTGGGGCATGGTCGGCGCTGCGGTGGTTCTCAATTCCTCGTGGTGGTTCATCGTCATCGCTCAGTTGGTCTACATCTTCAGCGGCACCTGCGGCCGAGCTTGGAACGGCTTCTCATGGATGGCGTTTCAGAATCTGTGGGGTTTTGTCAGACTCTCTTTGGCCTCTGCTGTCATGTTATG TTTGGAGATATGGTACTTCATGGTGTTGATTCTCTTCGCTGGTTACTTGACAAACCCGGAGATTTCTGTCGACGCTCTTTCTATTTG CGTGAACATCTTAGGTTGGGCAGTCATGGTTGCCATCGGGTCCAACGCAGCCaccag CGTGAGGGTGTCGAACGAGCTGGGCGCCGGCCACCCGAGGAAGGCCAAGTTCtccgtcgtcgtcgtcgtcatcaCCTCCTTCCTCATCGGCCTCCTCCTTTCCCTGGTGCTCATGATAACGAGAAGCGACTTCCCCAAGGCGTTCACCAGCAGCCCGCAGGTCGAGCGGCTCGTCAAGGAGCTCACACCTCTCCTCGCCATCTCCATCGTCATCAACAACGTCCAGCCCGTCCTTTCGG GTGTGGCAATTGGAGCGGGTTGGCAAGCTGCGGTGGCTTACGTTAATGTGGGATGCTATTATATTTTTGGCATTCCACTAGGCTTGATCCTCGGATACGTCCTAAACATGGGTGTCGTG GGGATATGGTACGGAATGCTTGGGGGGACGGTGCTGCAGACGTTCATGCTATTCTGGATGACTTACAGAACTAATTGGAACAAAGAG GCCTCAATTGCAGAAGATAGAATAAGGATGTGGGGAGGGGACGTAGTTAAGCGTGTCGACGAAGAAAATAGGAGCTAG